One window of Methylococcus sp. EFPC2 genomic DNA carries:
- a CDS encoding group III truncated hemoglobin: protein MNSEDDALSEQHIADLVRRFYERAMADDSLRPIFEAAIHDWEMHHRVVEDFWSRTLLNTDCYRGSPYSLHARLPIRPEHFDRWLALFRETALEVLPAAAAERAIAKTEHMAEAFKAGMFHGYDIPPGPPLAYPAL, encoded by the coding sequence ATGAACTCGGAAGACGACGCGCTCAGCGAGCAACATATCGCCGACTTGGTCCGCCGCTTTTACGAGCGGGCCATGGCCGACGACAGCCTGCGCCCTATCTTCGAAGCGGCGATACACGACTGGGAGATGCACCACCGCGTGGTCGAGGATTTCTGGTCGCGCACCTTGCTGAACACCGACTGTTACCGCGGTTCGCCCTATTCCCTGCACGCCCGCCTGCCCATCCGTCCCGAACACTTCGACCGCTGGCTCGCCTTGTTCAGGGAAACGGCCCTGGAAGTGCTCCCGGCCGCGGCAGCCGAGAGGGCCATCGCCAAGACGGAACACATGGCCGAAGCCTTCAAGGCCGGCATGTTTCACGGCTACGACATTCCTCCCGGACCGCCCCTCGCCTATCCCGCCCTGTAA